The Euphorbia lathyris chromosome 4, ddEupLath1.1, whole genome shotgun sequence genomic interval catttttttttgttacaaagcTATGTTTGAGCAATAATTGAATTATAGATAGCCGTTGAGATGGTGACCACATATCTGGATATTAATTGCAGCATATAAATCCACAGCTTCATCAATTTACTTCAGTACTCATTTCTCTCAGATCAATTCAATGAGCTGGTGGTGGTCAGGCGCCATTGGAGCAGCTAAGGCAAGTTAACTTCAACACCTTAATTTTCATTCAATTTGATTACAAGAGAttctaactttttaatttgttttgctTTCATTCAATTTGTTTATGCCTAACAGAAAAAATTCGAAGAACAAGATGATAACAATGCACCAAGAGAGTACCAAAGTGTAGCTCTTGTGATCGGAATCACAGGCATCGTCGGCAATAGTTTAGCTGAGATCTTACCTCTTTCAGATACCCCCGGTGGCCCCTGGAAAGTCTACGGTGTTGCCCGTCGCCAACGACCAGTCTGGCAGGCAGATCATCTGATTGAATACATTCAATGTGATGTCTCAATTGAAGAAGAAACCCTAAAAAAGCTTTCACCTTTAACAGATATTACACACATTTTCTTCGTAGCTTGGGCAAGCAAAACTACAGAAGCTGAGAATTGTGAAATCAATGGCTCAATGCTGAGAAATGTGCTGAAATCAGTGATCCCAAATGCAGAAAATTTGCAGCACATCTGTCTACAGACTGGATCAAAGCATTACACGGGTCCTTTCGAGTCATTTGGGAAATTTCAACCTCATGAAGCTCCGTGGCATGAGGATCTTCCCCGGCTGGATACAATAAACTTTTATTATACACTTGAAGATATACTGTTTGATGAAGTGGCCAAAAAGGAAGGATTGACATGGTCAATTCATAGGCCTACTGCGATTTTCGGGTTCTCGCCTTGTTCATTGATAAATTCAGTGGGTACTTTATGTGTTTATGCAGCAATTTGTAAGCATCAAGGGCTTCCATTGATCTTCCCAGGCAATCGTGCTTCCTGGGAAGGGTACTGGTTTGCGTCCGATGCGGATTTGATTGCGGAACAGCAGATATGGGCAGCAGTAGATCCTAATGCGAAGAATGAAGCATTCAATTGCAGTAATGGGGATGTTTTCAAGTGGAAACATTTGTGGAAAGTGTTAGCAGATGAGTTTAAAATTGAGAATTATGGGTTTGGAGAGGATGATAAGAGGTTAAGGTTAGATGAAATGATGAAAAATATGGGGGGATTGTGGGATGAGATTGTTAAAGAAAAAGAGTTAGTTGATAGTGAGGTTGAGAAAGTAGCAATTTGGGGGCTTCTTGATCTGGTTTTCAATGGGGATGGTGGATTCATGGACACTATGAATAAGAGCAAAGAACTTGGCTTTTTTGGTTTTAGAAACACACACAAGTCTTTCATATATTGGATTGATAAACTGAAATCTCATAGAATTGTTCCTTCATTTGATGATCAACTTTGATATAGTGATTGTCACATACAATGAAGAAGGAGGACTGAAATGGTTATTAACCTGCTAGCCAGGTTGTTTATGTCTTTTAGTAGTCTTTGTTATATGTGTTAGTTTGTTATGGGTTATTGTATTTTGGCTTTTGCTATTTTAGTTGTATTCATAAAAGTTGGACAAGCTGAGCTATATTGTAACCGTTTTATGACCTCAATAATATATTACAATGTTGTATATTGTTCGTGCCTTTGGAGAGGTTATCTAGCGATGAATGAATAGTATTCCTATTTCCTTCTATTTTCTCTCTTGCTGAATTTTAAACTGATTCTGTATGTTAGAGCCCTTAGTcctgacattggtatcagaggtACTCATTTCTCCGGCCAACTTGTATGGTAAACCAATCATACACTAAAACTAGAGCAGCAACACGAGCCCAAGCAGCCATGAAAGCTTTAGAATCCCAGTTGAAGGAGCTCACTATCCAGTTTTATAACTGATCGGAAGCATATCAGGCTTATTTCCATGCTATCTAAACAGCTCAACAGAAGAGGATTGAATCTATTCTTTTAGAGCAAAACCAACTAAGAAAAAATCAGATTGCTTC includes:
- the LOC136226108 gene encoding 3-oxo-Delta(4,5)-steroid 5-beta-reductase-like, translating into MSWWWSGAIGAAKKKFEEQDDNNAPREYQSVALVIGITGIVGNSLAEILPLSDTPGGPWKVYGVARRQRPVWQADHLIEYIQCDVSIEEETLKKLSPLTDITHIFFVAWASKTTEAENCEINGSMLRNVLKSVIPNAENLQHICLQTGSKHYTGPFESFGKFQPHEAPWHEDLPRLDTINFYYTLEDILFDEVAKKEGLTWSIHRPTAIFGFSPCSLINSVGTLCVYAAICKHQGLPLIFPGNRASWEGYWFASDADLIAEQQIWAAVDPNAKNEAFNCSNGDVFKWKHLWKVLADEFKIENYGFGEDDKRLRLDEMMKNMGGLWDEIVKEKELVDSEVEKVAIWGLLDLVFNGDGGFMDTMNKSKELGFFGFRNTHKSFIYWIDKLKSHRIVPSFDDQL